A portion of the Aythya fuligula isolate bAytFul2 chromosome 10, bAytFul2.pri, whole genome shotgun sequence genome contains these proteins:
- the SSUH2 gene encoding protein SSUH2 homolog has protein sequence MEQDVKADRAKPVPPPLGLLGELNNAPTVSRPVEQVQSRNPSVSVPRGVPPLTEAAARTALLRFVAARRCYGSRAAAELDIQELRPRVTYRYRLETFSESRLSEWAFEPFTKPGATRPPGDIPPDLWDVEVGVPPLFQGQTRRCRVPRSALVRECHRCHGRGRSQCGACHGAGWARCVTCRGSRRRLKQQKRCQLCSGTGRSRCSTCSGRGSKTCTTCQGEKKLQHFRQLVITWRNNVFEFVSEHHLNFPGELLSKVSGENIFQDENVVVCPIVDFPEPAISWASRRAIAEHSAAFASSSRILRQRQTVERIPITEVHYQYLGKPYLYYIYGLENKVYALDYPERCCCGCTIL, from the exons ATGGAACAAGACGTGAAAGCAGACA GAGCCAAGCCAGTGCCACCACCTCTGGGCCTGCTGGGCGAGCTAAATAATGCACCGACTGTTTCCAGGCCTGTAGAGCAAGTGCAGAGCAGAAACCCCTCGGTGTCGGTTCCTCGCGGTGTCCCCCCGCTGACGGAGGCGGCGGCCAGGACAGCCCTGCTGCGCTTCGTGGCCGCCAGGCGCTGCTACGGGAGCAGAGCGGCGGCGGAGCTGGACATCCAGGAGCTGCGCCCGCGCGTCACCTACCGG taTCGACTGGAGACGTTCAGTGAATCGCGGTTAAGCGAGTGGGCGTTTGAGCCCTTCACCA AGCCCGGAGCAACCAGACCCCCTGGGGACATCCCTCCAGACCTCTGGGACGTGGAGGTGGGGGTCCCCCCGCTCTTCCAGGGCCAGACACGGCGCTGCCGGGTGCCCCGCTCGGCGCTGGTCAGG GAGTGTCACAGATGCCACGGTCGTGGCCGATCGCAGTGCGGTGCGTGCCACGGTGCGGGCTGG GCGAGGTGTGTGACGTGCAGGGGGTCCCGGCGGaggctgaagcagcagaagaggtgccagctctgctccgGCACGGGCCGCAGCAG GTGCAGTACCTGCTCCGGCCGGGGCAGCAAGACGTGCACAACGTgccagggagagaaaaagctcCAGCACTTCAGGCAGCTGGTGATAACCTG GAGGAACAACgtttttgaatttgtttctgaGCATCACCTGAACTTCCCAGGGGAGCTGCTCAGCAAAGTCAGTGGCGAGAATATATTCCAAGATGAAAACGTGGTG GTGTGCCCCATCGTTGACTTCCCCGAGCCTGCCATCTCCTGGGCCTCACGGCGTGCCATCGCCGAGCACAGCGCGGCGTTTGCCAGCTCGTCCCGCATCCTGCGGCAG CGTCAAACCGTCGAGCGAATTCCCATCACAGAAGTGCACTACCAGTACTTGGGGAAGCCTTACCTCTACTACATCTATGGGCTTGAAAACAAGGTGTACGCGCTGGACTACCCCGAgaggtgctgctgtggctgcaccATCCTGTGA